The proteins below come from a single Oscillospiraceae bacterium genomic window:
- a CDS encoding ABC transporter ATP-binding protein: MDKEKRKRGENLQKLALFFSLAWKISPAYILILIANALIGGGQILANVILPKFLVDELVGQMRTRELLLYAGLIIGGNLLFAFLTNTVKRLIDVKNIYMRQSMSRAMADKIMSIEYGYLEDPYYLDLKERGVFAISNQSALENLINNAATALKSAVTLIGLMAVMFTLSWVLVLLLCAAFATTLLFNQSFRKFQLRFFEQLIPVNRRYGYYVGLTFDDKIQKDARLYGMAPMIADRITYYNADINSWFTKFNRRYGRFNGLVGIIGDLQAALAYGYVGIRVITDRLGPKIGLGSFTMYVSSAISFSTTFTQLGNSIITINQMLGYLDPFFEFMRIPDQKESGGHTVFEDDIESIEFDDVTFTYPKCEKPVLKNISFKIKGGEKISIVGLNGAGKTTLIKLICRLYKPDSGTIKINGTDIFEYDHESYMARIAAVFQDYRLFAFGIDENITCQPSGTNEGQIDELLVQVGLKGKIESLPKGVKTMLGKAYSTEGVELSGGESQKVAIARALYKNASLIILDEPTSALDPLAEADIYANFNKLVGDKTAFYISHRMSSSVFCDRILIIQDGIVADFDTHAALMAKKDSLYFKLFNSQAENYKE; encoded by the coding sequence ATGGATAAAGAAAAACGCAAACGCGGCGAGAATCTTCAAAAACTCGCGCTGTTCTTCTCATTGGCTTGGAAAATCTCCCCGGCCTATATTCTCATTTTAATTGCAAATGCTCTGATCGGCGGCGGTCAGATATTGGCGAACGTCATTCTGCCAAAATTTCTGGTGGACGAGTTGGTCGGACAGATGCGCACCCGGGAATTGCTGTTGTATGCCGGTCTCATCATCGGCGGGAATCTGCTGTTCGCTTTTTTAACCAATACGGTTAAGCGATTGATCGACGTTAAAAATATCTATATGCGCCAAAGTATGTCGCGTGCGATGGCCGATAAGATTATGAGCATCGAATACGGTTATCTTGAAGACCCATATTATCTTGACCTAAAAGAACGTGGCGTCTTCGCCATCAGCAACCAATCGGCACTTGAAAATTTGATTAACAACGCGGCGACTGCGCTCAAAAGTGCGGTGACATTGATCGGTTTGATGGCGGTTATGTTCACGTTAAGCTGGGTGTTGGTACTGCTGCTGTGCGCAGCGTTCGCCACGACGCTTTTGTTCAACCAGAGTTTCAGGAAATTTCAGCTCAGGTTTTTCGAACAGCTGATTCCGGTTAATCGTCGTTATGGCTATTATGTCGGATTGACTTTCGACGATAAAATCCAAAAAGACGCACGGCTTTACGGTATGGCGCCGATGATTGCGGACCGGATCACCTATTATAACGCCGATATCAACAGTTGGTTCACTAAATTCAACCGCCGTTACGGGCGGTTCAACGGACTGGTGGGTATCATCGGCGATCTGCAGGCGGCGCTGGCTTACGGCTATGTCGGTATCCGCGTGATCACCGACCGCTTAGGCCCCAAAATCGGCCTCGGCTCGTTTACCATGTATGTCTCGTCAGCCATCAGTTTTTCAACGACCTTCACACAGCTCGGCAACAGTATCATCACGATCAATCAGATGCTCGGCTATCTCGATCCGTTCTTCGAGTTTATGCGTATTCCCGATCAAAAAGAAAGCGGCGGGCATACCGTTTTCGAAGACGATATCGAGAGTATCGAATTTGATGACGTTACGTTTACCTATCCCAAATGCGAAAAGCCGGTATTGAAAAATATCTCGTTTAAAATCAAAGGCGGCGAGAAAATCTCGATTGTCGGTCTGAACGGTGCGGGTAAAACGACGCTGATCAAACTGATCTGCCGATTGTATAAGCCCGATTCGGGTACGATCAAAATCAACGGCACCGACATTTTTGAATACGATCACGAGAGCTACATGGCACGCATCGCGGCGGTATTTCAGGATTACCGCCTGTTCGCGTTCGGCATTGACGAAAATATCACCTGCCAACCCAGCGGGACCAATGAAGGTCAAATTGACGAGCTGTTGGTGCAGGTGGGCCTGAAAGGAAAAATCGAATCGCTGCCCAAAGGCGTCAAGACGATGCTGGGCAAGGCTTATTCGACCGAGGGTGTGGAGCTATCGGGCGGTGAGAGTCAGAAGGTGGCGATCGCCCGCGCGCTGTATAAAAACGCGTCGCTTATCATTCTCGACGAGCCGACCTCAGCGCTCGATCCACTGGCGGAGGCGGATATCTATGCCAACTTTAATAAATTGGTGGGTGATAAGACGGCGTTTTATATCTCGCATCGGATGTCGAGCAGTGTCTTCTGCGACCGGATTCTGATTATCCAGGACGGTATCGTGGCCGACTTTGACACACATGCGGCTTTAATGGCAAAAAAGGACAGTTTATATTTTAAACTGTTCAATTCGCAGGCGGAAAATTATAAAGAATAA